The window ACttcctcatttttctctctttttttattctttgttttccaCCCTTTTCCTTCCCACCAAACAAGAAATTCCTAACGTCCATCTTTTCTATTCTTTGGCCTCTAAAACATTTGAACCCAAAATAGAGATATATACTAAATGATATGGTATATTGAGTGCTTGTATTTTAAATAAGGGGGTGAGGAGAGTCTTCTGAGTGCCAGAGAAAGATGAGGAGCCATGAGCAGAGggtctgtttcttcttcttcttcttgtcttttgttccttttgtgcTGTCTCTGTCTTCGACTCAGAATGAAATCATGGGGAAGCTATCTCGGAGCGTCTCAGTGTGGGGAGATGAAAAGGAGCCAAACCCATGTGCATGGAAGGGAGTTTCATGCAGCTCCGACAACTCCTCAATAGCCAATCTTTCCCTCTCTGGATGGTCTCTCTCTGACTCTAGTTTTCTACCACTTGTCTGTGAGATTGTGTCTTTGGAAGTTCTTGACCTCTCCGACAACTCTTTCAGCTCTGTTCCAGAAGGGTTCATCACTGCTTGTGGGAAGATTGATGGGTTGAAGCAGCTGAATTTTAGTACGAACAGGTTGGTCGGTTCTTTGCCTGCTTTTAATGGCTTTGTTGGGTTACAGTCGTTGGATTTTTCCAGCAACATGTTGAGTGGAACAATTGTTTCACAGTTAGGGTCGTTGAATGATCTAAAAAGATTGTACCTTACGTCCAATGATTTGAGTGGTGATGTTCCCATCAACCTTGGAAATCCCAAGGTGTTAGAGCATCTTATTCTTTCCAAGAATTCCTTCACTGGTAGTATTCCTGATGGGCTCCTAGAATATCGGAAGTTGGTTCGGATTGATTTGAGTGAAAATCAACTTTCTGGGCCTTTACCTGGGAAAATTGGAGACCTTTCCAAGCTGGAAGAGTTGATTCTGTCTTCCAATAATTTGAGTGGAGAAATCCCTATGAACCTTTCAAATATCCAAAATCTTTTGAGATTCGCCGCGCATCAGAACAAGTTTACAGGCAATATTCCAGTTGGGATTTCAAGATCTCTCAAGAATTTGGATCTTAGTTATAATAAATTAGGTGGGCCAATTCCTGCTGACCTTTTGATGCAGTCGAATTTGCAGACAGTGGATCTTTCTTACAATCTGCTAGAGGGATCAATATCTGCAAAAGTATCTCCAAACATGGTTAGGTTGAGATTGGGAAGCAATTCACTTGATGGTACTATCCCATCTGAACTTGGAACGCTACTGAAATTGTCTTACTTGGAACTGGAAAACAATAGCTTGTCGGGATCCATCCCTTCCGAGTTGGGTTCTTGCCGGAGTTTGGCGCTGTTGAATCTGGGAATGAATAACTTGACTGGCAGTCTGCCCGTGGAGTTGGCTAGTCTTAGCAGTCTTCAAGTTCTGAAGCTTCAGTCCAACAAGCTGGTTGGTGAGATCCCATATCAGATGAACCAAATGCAAAGTTTGTCCACTCTGGATATTAGTGGGAATTTGCTTAGTGGTTCAATCCCAAATTCAATTTCAAGGTTGCGAAGTCTCACCAAGTTGAACTTACAAGGCAACCTTTTCAATGGTTCAATACCTGCAACAATTGACAGCTTGAAGAATCTGTTAGAACTTCAGCTTGGAAGCAATCGACTGAATGGCCATATTCCAGGGATGCCAGTTAGCTTGCAGATTGCTTTGAATCTCAGCCACAACCTCTTCGAAGGAACTATCCCTGAAACTCTCTCTCGTTCGTGGGGTTTAGAAGTATTGGATCTCTCAAACAACAAATTCTCAGGTGAGATTCCAACTTCTCTGACACAAATTGGAGCACTGACACAACTGCTACTTGCAAATAATAAGCTGTCTGGAGTGATTCCGGAGTTTGGAAAATATGTTACCATCATTGATACAACGGGAAATCCAAGACTAGTTAACACAACATTACAACGTAAATCTCCCCAGAGATCGCCAGGGCCAGGCAAGAGGAAGTCAGTTGCAGTGGCGGTGGTTGTTGCAGTTTCAGTTGCAGCTGCATTTCTTGGTATTGGAGTAGCAGTTGTGATTGTTGTATCTATCCCAAGACGATTTTACAGGGTGGTGAAGGATGAACAATTAGGAGCAACATAAGACCTCCCACACCCCCTAGGGTGGTCCAAGGAAATCTTTTCACTGCAAATGGTATCCGCAgccatcaaattttttttgtagtgaattaaattatcactaaattGGTGTTAAAAAATATGGTTTCCCAAATCAGCAAAATTTGGGCTCGA is drawn from Vitis riparia cultivar Riparia Gloire de Montpellier isolate 1030 chromosome 18, EGFV_Vit.rip_1.0, whole genome shotgun sequence and contains these coding sequences:
- the LOC117906379 gene encoding LRR receptor-like serine/threonine-protein kinase RCH1 — protein: MRSHEQRVCFFFFFLSFVPFVLSLSSTQNEIMGKLSRSVSVWGDEKEPNPCAWKGVSCSSDNSSIANLSLSGWSLSDSSFLPLVCEIVSLEVLDLSDNSFSSVPEGFITACGKIDGLKQLNFSTNRLVGSLPAFNGFVGLQSLDFSSNMLSGTIVSQLGSLNDLKRLYLTSNDLSGDVPINLGNPKVLEHLILSKNSFTGSIPDGLLEYRKLVRIDLSENQLSGPLPGKIGDLSKLEELILSSNNLSGEIPMNLSNIQNLLRFAAHQNKFTGNIPVGISRSLKNLDLSYNKLGGPIPADLLMQSNLQTVDLSYNLLEGSISAKVSPNMVRLRLGSNSLDGTIPSELGTLLKLSYLELENNSLSGSIPSELGSCRSLALLNLGMNNLTGSLPVELASLSSLQVLKLQSNKLVGEIPYQMNQMQSLSTLDISGNLLSGSIPNSISRLRSLTKLNLQGNLFNGSIPATIDSLKNLLELQLGSNRLNGHIPGMPVSLQIALNLSHNLFEGTIPETLSRSWGLEVLDLSNNKFSGEIPTSLTQIGALTQLLLANNKLSGVIPEFGKYVTIIDTTGNPRLVNTTLQRKSPQRSPGPGKRKSVAVAVVVAVSVAAAFLGIGVAVVIVVSIPRRFYRVVKDEQLGAT